The Alosa sapidissima isolate fAloSap1 chromosome 5, fAloSap1.pri, whole genome shotgun sequence genome has a window encoding:
- the gps2 gene encoding G protein pathway suppressor 2 isoform X4 produces MPALLERPKLSNAMARALHKHIMRERERKRQEEEEVDKMMEQKLKEEEERKRKKEMEERMSLEETKEQIMKMGEKLQGLQEEKHQLFLQLKKVLHEEEKRRRKEQSDMTTLTSATYQPNMAIHSGQHLLSMQGLWFKRPASPVSHGRPGALLGERSKQLFQTPIIPGRHYQSQQGFSAGTSEHAQYSGVQPAHGPYGVAQSQHASPFTPSQPVPVSYASSSQLRGVLCSGAAAFPTMPYLPHQQQGHAVYGHFVSQPGIFPSAAIPLQKQLEHANQQSGFTDSSTLRTMPPQALHASAAGLLPTPSIAVQIPSGKTGLPYAHPPRPASPGAFSHGTPPQPSHAASFQSSPQPGPRAAYIPHSQSGQRFYHHGK; encoded by the exons ATGCCAGCTCTTCTGGAGAGGCCCAAATTGTCCAATGCAATGGCACGAGCATTGCACAAGCAtataatgagagagagggagagaaagcgaCAAG AGGAAGAAGAAGTGGACAAGATGATGGAACAAAAACttaaagaagaggaagagagaaagcggaagaaagagatggaggagcGGATGTCCTTAGAGGAGACCAAAGAACAG ATTATGAAGATGGGTGAGAAACTGCAGGGGCTTCAGGAGGAGAAACACCAGCTCTTCCTACAACTCAAGAAGGTCCTGcatgaagaggaaaagagacgAAGAAAAGAACAGAG TGACATGACCACTTTAACTTCAGCCACATACCAGCCCAACATGGCCATCCACTCAGGACAGCATCTTTTGAGCATGCAAG GTCTGTGGTTTAAACGCCCAGCGAGTCCAGTGAGTCACGGTCGACCGGGAGCACTCCTGGGAGAGAGGAGTAAGCAGCTCTTTCAGACTCCTATCATTCCG GGCCGACACTACCAGTCCCAACAGGGTTTCAGTGCGGGGACCTCAGAGCATGCTCAGTACTCTGGAGTCCAGCCAGCCCATGGGCCCTATGGTGTGGCCCAGTCCCAACACGCGTCCCCCTTCACCCCCAGTCAACCGGTGCCTGTCAGCTATGCCAGCAGTTCCCAGCTCAGAGGTGTGCTGTGCTCTG GCGCTGCGGCATTTCCGACCATGCCCTACTTGCCTCACCAGCAGCAAGGCCATGCAGTATACGGTCACTTTGTTTCTCAACCAG GTATTTTCCCGAGTGCTGCAATTCCTTTACAGAAACAGCTGGAGCATGCGAACCAGCAGTCCGGCTTCACTGACTCT AGTACTTTGAGGACTATGCCTCCTCAGGCTCTCCATGCTAGTGCTGCTGGTTTGCTGCCTACCCCCTCCATTGCAGTCCAGATTCCATCTGGCAAG ACTGGACTGCCGTATGCTCATCCGCCAAGGCCAGCCTCCCCAGGAGCCTTCTCTCATGGGACACCCCCACAACCTAGCCATGCT GCTTCCTTTCAGAGTTCTCCTCAGCCCGGCCCACGAGCCGCATACATCCCTCACAGCCAGTCGGGTCAGAGGTTCTACCACCATGGCAAGTAA
- the gps2 gene encoding G protein pathway suppressor 2 isoform X3, whose translation MLAPPIPTIMPALLERPKLSNAMARALHKHIMRERERKRQEEEEVDKMMEQKLKEEEERKRKKEMEERMSLEETKEQIMKMGEKLQGLQEEKHQLFLQLKKVLHEEEKRRRKEQSDMTTLTSATYQPNMAIHSGQHLLSMQASPVSHGRPGALLGERSKQLFQTPIIPGRHYQSQQGFSAGTSEHAQYSGVQPAHGPYGVAQSQHASPFTPSQPVPVSYASSSQLRGVLCSGAAAFPTMPYLPHQQQGHAVYGHFVSQPGIFPSAAIPLQKQLEHANQQSGFTDSSTLRTMPPQALHASAAGLLPTPSIAVQIPSGKTGLPYAHPPRPASPGAFSHGTPPQPSHAASFQSSPQPGPRAAYIPHSQSGQRFYHHGK comes from the exons ATG CTGGCCCCTCCAATACCAACCATCATGCCAGCTCTTCTGGAGAGGCCCAAATTGTCCAATGCAATGGCACGAGCATTGCACAAGCAtataatgagagagagggagagaaagcgaCAAG AGGAAGAAGAAGTGGACAAGATGATGGAACAAAAACttaaagaagaggaagagagaaagcggaagaaagagatggaggagcGGATGTCCTTAGAGGAGACCAAAGAACAG ATTATGAAGATGGGTGAGAAACTGCAGGGGCTTCAGGAGGAGAAACACCAGCTCTTCCTACAACTCAAGAAGGTCCTGcatgaagaggaaaagagacgAAGAAAAGAACAGAG TGACATGACCACTTTAACTTCAGCCACATACCAGCCCAACATGGCCATCCACTCAGGACAGCATCTTTTGAGCATGCAAG CGAGTCCAGTGAGTCACGGTCGACCGGGAGCACTCCTGGGAGAGAGGAGTAAGCAGCTCTTTCAGACTCCTATCATTCCG GGCCGACACTACCAGTCCCAACAGGGTTTCAGTGCGGGGACCTCAGAGCATGCTCAGTACTCTGGAGTCCAGCCAGCCCATGGGCCCTATGGTGTGGCCCAGTCCCAACACGCGTCCCCCTTCACCCCCAGTCAACCGGTGCCTGTCAGCTATGCCAGCAGTTCCCAGCTCAGAGGTGTGCTGTGCTCTG GCGCTGCGGCATTTCCGACCATGCCCTACTTGCCTCACCAGCAGCAAGGCCATGCAGTATACGGTCACTTTGTTTCTCAACCAG GTATTTTCCCGAGTGCTGCAATTCCTTTACAGAAACAGCTGGAGCATGCGAACCAGCAGTCCGGCTTCACTGACTCT AGTACTTTGAGGACTATGCCTCCTCAGGCTCTCCATGCTAGTGCTGCTGGTTTGCTGCCTACCCCCTCCATTGCAGTCCAGATTCCATCTGGCAAG ACTGGACTGCCGTATGCTCATCCGCCAAGGCCAGCCTCCCCAGGAGCCTTCTCTCATGGGACACCCCCACAACCTAGCCATGCT GCTTCCTTTCAGAGTTCTCCTCAGCCCGGCCCACGAGCCGCATACATCCCTCACAGCCAGTCGGGTCAGAGGTTCTACCACCATGGCAAGTAA
- the gps2 gene encoding G protein pathway suppressor 2 isoform X5, which yields MLAPPIPTIMPALLERPKLSNAMARALHKHIMRERERKRQEEEEVDKMMEQKLKEEEERKRKKEMEERMSLEETKEQIMKMGEKLQGLQEEKHQLFLQLKKVLHEEEKRRRKEQSDMTTLTSATYQPNMAIHSGQHLLSMQASPVSHGRPGALLGERSKQLFQTPIIPGRHYQSQQGFSAGTSEHAQYSGVQPAHGPYGVAQSQHASPFTPSQPVPVSYASSSQLRGAAAFPTMPYLPHQQQGHAVYGHFVSQPGIFPSAAIPLQKQLEHANQQSGFTDSSTLRTMPPQALHASAAGLLPTPSIAVQIPSGKTGLPYAHPPRPASPGAFSHGTPPQPSHAASFQSSPQPGPRAAYIPHSQSGQRFYHHGK from the exons ATG CTGGCCCCTCCAATACCAACCATCATGCCAGCTCTTCTGGAGAGGCCCAAATTGTCCAATGCAATGGCACGAGCATTGCACAAGCAtataatgagagagagggagagaaagcgaCAAG AGGAAGAAGAAGTGGACAAGATGATGGAACAAAAACttaaagaagaggaagagagaaagcggaagaaagagatggaggagcGGATGTCCTTAGAGGAGACCAAAGAACAG ATTATGAAGATGGGTGAGAAACTGCAGGGGCTTCAGGAGGAGAAACACCAGCTCTTCCTACAACTCAAGAAGGTCCTGcatgaagaggaaaagagacgAAGAAAAGAACAGAG TGACATGACCACTTTAACTTCAGCCACATACCAGCCCAACATGGCCATCCACTCAGGACAGCATCTTTTGAGCATGCAAG CGAGTCCAGTGAGTCACGGTCGACCGGGAGCACTCCTGGGAGAGAGGAGTAAGCAGCTCTTTCAGACTCCTATCATTCCG GGCCGACACTACCAGTCCCAACAGGGTTTCAGTGCGGGGACCTCAGAGCATGCTCAGTACTCTGGAGTCCAGCCAGCCCATGGGCCCTATGGTGTGGCCCAGTCCCAACACGCGTCCCCCTTCACCCCCAGTCAACCGGTGCCTGTCAGCTATGCCAGCAGTTCCCAGCTCAGAG GCGCTGCGGCATTTCCGACCATGCCCTACTTGCCTCACCAGCAGCAAGGCCATGCAGTATACGGTCACTTTGTTTCTCAACCAG GTATTTTCCCGAGTGCTGCAATTCCTTTACAGAAACAGCTGGAGCATGCGAACCAGCAGTCCGGCTTCACTGACTCT AGTACTTTGAGGACTATGCCTCCTCAGGCTCTCCATGCTAGTGCTGCTGGTTTGCTGCCTACCCCCTCCATTGCAGTCCAGATTCCATCTGGCAAG ACTGGACTGCCGTATGCTCATCCGCCAAGGCCAGCCTCCCCAGGAGCCTTCTCTCATGGGACACCCCCACAACCTAGCCATGCT GCTTCCTTTCAGAGTTCTCCTCAGCCCGGCCCACGAGCCGCATACATCCCTCACAGCCAGTCGGGTCAGAGGTTCTACCACCATGGCAAGTAA
- the gps2 gene encoding G protein pathway suppressor 2 isoform X1, with protein MLAPPIPTIMPALLERPKLSNAMARALHKHIMRERERKRQEEEEVDKMMEQKLKEEEERKRKKEMEERMSLEETKEQIMKMGEKLQGLQEEKHQLFLQLKKVLHEEEKRRRKEQSDMTTLTSATYQPNMAIHSGQHLLSMQGLWFKRPASPVSHGRPGALLGERSKQLFQTPIIPGRHYQSQQGFSAGTSEHAQYSGVQPAHGPYGVAQSQHASPFTPSQPVPVSYASSSQLRGVLCSGAAAFPTMPYLPHQQQGHAVYGHFVSQPGIFPSAAIPLQKQLEHANQQSGFTDSSTLRTMPPQALHASAAGLLPTPSIAVQIPSGKTGLPYAHPPRPASPGAFSHGTPPQPSHAASFQSSPQPGPRAAYIPHSQSGQRFYHHGK; from the exons ATG CTGGCCCCTCCAATACCAACCATCATGCCAGCTCTTCTGGAGAGGCCCAAATTGTCCAATGCAATGGCACGAGCATTGCACAAGCAtataatgagagagagggagagaaagcgaCAAG AGGAAGAAGAAGTGGACAAGATGATGGAACAAAAACttaaagaagaggaagagagaaagcggaagaaagagatggaggagcGGATGTCCTTAGAGGAGACCAAAGAACAG ATTATGAAGATGGGTGAGAAACTGCAGGGGCTTCAGGAGGAGAAACACCAGCTCTTCCTACAACTCAAGAAGGTCCTGcatgaagaggaaaagagacgAAGAAAAGAACAGAG TGACATGACCACTTTAACTTCAGCCACATACCAGCCCAACATGGCCATCCACTCAGGACAGCATCTTTTGAGCATGCAAG GTCTGTGGTTTAAACGCCCAGCGAGTCCAGTGAGTCACGGTCGACCGGGAGCACTCCTGGGAGAGAGGAGTAAGCAGCTCTTTCAGACTCCTATCATTCCG GGCCGACACTACCAGTCCCAACAGGGTTTCAGTGCGGGGACCTCAGAGCATGCTCAGTACTCTGGAGTCCAGCCAGCCCATGGGCCCTATGGTGTGGCCCAGTCCCAACACGCGTCCCCCTTCACCCCCAGTCAACCGGTGCCTGTCAGCTATGCCAGCAGTTCCCAGCTCAGAGGTGTGCTGTGCTCTG GCGCTGCGGCATTTCCGACCATGCCCTACTTGCCTCACCAGCAGCAAGGCCATGCAGTATACGGTCACTTTGTTTCTCAACCAG GTATTTTCCCGAGTGCTGCAATTCCTTTACAGAAACAGCTGGAGCATGCGAACCAGCAGTCCGGCTTCACTGACTCT AGTACTTTGAGGACTATGCCTCCTCAGGCTCTCCATGCTAGTGCTGCTGGTTTGCTGCCTACCCCCTCCATTGCAGTCCAGATTCCATCTGGCAAG ACTGGACTGCCGTATGCTCATCCGCCAAGGCCAGCCTCCCCAGGAGCCTTCTCTCATGGGACACCCCCACAACCTAGCCATGCT GCTTCCTTTCAGAGTTCTCCTCAGCCCGGCCCACGAGCCGCATACATCCCTCACAGCCAGTCGGGTCAGAGGTTCTACCACCATGGCAAGTAA
- the gps2 gene encoding G protein pathway suppressor 2 isoform X2, translating to MLAPPIPTIMPALLERPKLSNAMARALHKHIMRERERKRQEEEEVDKMMEQKLKEEEERKRKKEMEERMSLEETKEQIMKMGEKLQGLQEEKHQLFLQLKKVLHEEEKRRRKEQSDMTTLTSATYQPNMAIHSGQHLLSMQGLWFKRPASPVSHGRPGALLGERSKQLFQTPIIPGRHYQSQQGFSAGTSEHAQYSGVQPAHGPYGVAQSQHASPFTPSQPVPVSYASSSQLRGAAAFPTMPYLPHQQQGHAVYGHFVSQPGIFPSAAIPLQKQLEHANQQSGFTDSSTLRTMPPQALHASAAGLLPTPSIAVQIPSGKTGLPYAHPPRPASPGAFSHGTPPQPSHAASFQSSPQPGPRAAYIPHSQSGQRFYHHGK from the exons ATG CTGGCCCCTCCAATACCAACCATCATGCCAGCTCTTCTGGAGAGGCCCAAATTGTCCAATGCAATGGCACGAGCATTGCACAAGCAtataatgagagagagggagagaaagcgaCAAG AGGAAGAAGAAGTGGACAAGATGATGGAACAAAAACttaaagaagaggaagagagaaagcggaagaaagagatggaggagcGGATGTCCTTAGAGGAGACCAAAGAACAG ATTATGAAGATGGGTGAGAAACTGCAGGGGCTTCAGGAGGAGAAACACCAGCTCTTCCTACAACTCAAGAAGGTCCTGcatgaagaggaaaagagacgAAGAAAAGAACAGAG TGACATGACCACTTTAACTTCAGCCACATACCAGCCCAACATGGCCATCCACTCAGGACAGCATCTTTTGAGCATGCAAG GTCTGTGGTTTAAACGCCCAGCGAGTCCAGTGAGTCACGGTCGACCGGGAGCACTCCTGGGAGAGAGGAGTAAGCAGCTCTTTCAGACTCCTATCATTCCG GGCCGACACTACCAGTCCCAACAGGGTTTCAGTGCGGGGACCTCAGAGCATGCTCAGTACTCTGGAGTCCAGCCAGCCCATGGGCCCTATGGTGTGGCCCAGTCCCAACACGCGTCCCCCTTCACCCCCAGTCAACCGGTGCCTGTCAGCTATGCCAGCAGTTCCCAGCTCAGAG GCGCTGCGGCATTTCCGACCATGCCCTACTTGCCTCACCAGCAGCAAGGCCATGCAGTATACGGTCACTTTGTTTCTCAACCAG GTATTTTCCCGAGTGCTGCAATTCCTTTACAGAAACAGCTGGAGCATGCGAACCAGCAGTCCGGCTTCACTGACTCT AGTACTTTGAGGACTATGCCTCCTCAGGCTCTCCATGCTAGTGCTGCTGGTTTGCTGCCTACCCCCTCCATTGCAGTCCAGATTCCATCTGGCAAG ACTGGACTGCCGTATGCTCATCCGCCAAGGCCAGCCTCCCCAGGAGCCTTCTCTCATGGGACACCCCCACAACCTAGCCATGCT GCTTCCTTTCAGAGTTCTCCTCAGCCCGGCCCACGAGCCGCATACATCCCTCACAGCCAGTCGGGTCAGAGGTTCTACCACCATGGCAAGTAA